A stretch of the Streptomyces sp. WMMB303 genome encodes the following:
- a CDS encoding TetR/AcrR family transcriptional regulator, with product MPAEQSAPAQPTGRFQPPDVRRRQILDATAALLLDDGYEALTISKVAARAGVAKGTVYLYFDSKQALLAALQAEMWDRMLQKPAALLEQPGLTWTERLDGLVAAWIAVEQDHHELYHQLFHEPGGATGEEPMTAARNLLITLLAQGDAAGEFDVPDPELTADFLTHAYTGPCHHAQADTDITGVVQALFRRVVAAHPPSDRVA from the coding sequence GTGCCCGCGGAGCAGTCCGCCCCCGCCCAGCCCACCGGCCGCTTCCAGCCGCCGGACGTCCGGCGCCGCCAGATCCTCGACGCCACGGCCGCCCTGCTCCTGGACGACGGCTACGAGGCCCTGACCATCAGCAAGGTCGCCGCCCGCGCCGGGGTCGCCAAGGGCACGGTCTACCTCTACTTCGACTCCAAGCAGGCGCTCCTGGCCGCGCTCCAGGCCGAGATGTGGGACCGCATGCTCCAGAAGCCCGCCGCCCTCCTGGAGCAGCCCGGCCTGACCTGGACCGAACGCCTCGACGGCCTCGTCGCCGCCTGGATTGCCGTAGAACAGGACCACCACGAGCTCTACCACCAGCTCTTCCACGAACCCGGCGGCGCCACCGGCGAGGAGCCCATGACCGCCGCTCGCAACTTGCTCATCACCCTCCTCGCGCAAGGCGACGCGGCAGGCGAGTTCGACGTCCCCGACCCCGAACTCACCGCGGACTTCCTCACCCACGCCTACACCGGCCCCTGCCACCACGCCCAGGCGGACACCGACATCACAGGAGTCGTCCAAGCCCTCTTCCGCCGCGTCGTCGCCGCTCACCCCCCGAGCGACCGAGTCGCCTGA